One stretch of Lachnospiraceae bacterium oral taxon 096 DNA includes these proteins:
- a CDS encoding CvpA family protein — protein sequence MIGIIDTIIEHFLEIIVFAFVAWLVIKGFYDGASKVMLNLVTMGLAAAISTYLLPGVAKIIGDYTFFDELVRATMLKSIGLANIPARLDRSASQGTYIGALKTTAEIKKFLQTNNTELIWRTINALDFRTYASKVMGNIVLNLILFLILFGISYFALYWGAEKAKIKDKLPPNKGLAQLGGAILGLGQAMFILWLFSYALVALSGISLGQWFFHQFYKKDLLQWIFNNNLLDYIIRARIYVLQLGK from the coding sequence ATGATAGGAATTATTGATACAATTATTGAACATTTTTTGGAAATTATTGTATTTGCATTTGTAGCCTGGCTGGTGATCAAGGGATTTTATGATGGTGCGAGCAAGGTGATGTTGAATCTAGTCACAATGGGTCTTGCTGCTGCAATATCGACCTATCTTTTGCCAGGCGTGGCAAAGATTATTGGTGACTATACATTTTTTGACGAATTAGTTCGTGCGACCATGCTAAAGAGTATAGGACTTGCAAATATTCCGGCTAGATTAGATCGAAGTGCAAGTCAGGGAACTTACATTGGGGCTTTGAAGACAACAGCAGAGATCAAGAAATTTTTGCAAACCAACAATACAGAACTCATTTGGAGAACCATAAATGCCCTTGATTTTCGTACATATGCAAGTAAGGTGATGGGAAATATTGTCTTGAACTTAATATTGTTTTTGATTTTATTTGGTATCAGTTACTTTGCATTATATTGGGGAGCAGAAAAGGCAAAGATTAAGGATAAGCTTCCGCCCAATAAGGGGCTGGCACAGCTTGGCGGTGCAATTTTAGGGCTGGGACAAGCAATGTTTATTCTTTGGCTGTTCAGTTATGCATTGGTGGCTCTTTCAGGTATTTCACTGGGACAATGGTTTTTTCATCAATTTTATAAGAAAGATTTACTCCAATGGATTTTTAATAATAACTTGCTGGACTATATTATTCGAGCAAGGATCTATGTATTACAGCTTGGAAAGTAG